The genome window GTAGGTGTTTCTCAATGTCAAGGATCCTTCCTTGGTAGGACTAGTCCTTCCAAGGAAGGATCCTTCAGAGGCTAGGCCAGGCTCCTCCTTAGCATTCGGAGAACACATACAATGGAACAGGCTAGCAAGTGCACGTCATTGCGTCATTACGTCAGTGAAAAGGCCCGCCTTCGGCGCTGCGATTCAACAGTGGACAGAAATGGATATGGTACTAATTAGTTTGCTGTTCAGCATCTTTGCTGAGATGGAGATGGAGCTGGTGAGGGAGCATCGGGGTCAGGCTgcctgcaggaggaggaggctgaTTTGTCGCCACCTCTGCCATCAAAGACGTGGGATGGTAAGTGAtgttaaaacatgaataaagGGTGAATAAGTAACGTTACACTAATAGGCTAGCCTATTAGCTCCTGATTcagcatttttaaaaaaattttttttatttttttacaaccgCTATGTTAtgtcaatacattttaaaactcaTGAGAGTTAACGTTATTTGTCGTCACCGGTATGGAGAAAAATCTTAAATACCATAGTAGCGTGTGCTTATACTTTACTATTACCTACTACTTTACTTAAGGTTACTATTATACTATTAGCTTTGCTGTTTTACGGTTGTAACGTAACCTTAAGTTTATTGACTGGTAACGTTCTAGCTTTTAAAACAAATGCAGTGGTAACATATGTgatcaacaaaaaaaaggctATATGAAGTGAAAATGATAAGGTGAACCGATGCTGATAATGAACCAGTTAAAGGGAACAGTTAAAGGGAACAGATTTAAATCCCCCCCTCTGCAAATCAGTTTTGAGCTGATATGTTTAatagtttaacaacaaaaaaactgaaatcatACATAAAACTTCCTCTATTCTTCATGTTGCACAGGCTCGGCATTACTGTGCCATTAATGCCACAGTACCGGTGCTGCAGAGGTACTACAGAGGGGAGGACACCCGACCTGACTTCAGGCTGGGCAGAGACACCATGCATCAGCTGATGGTGGCGCTGAAAACTGACCGGCAGCACGGATGGGGCCCGACCCTGGAGACACTCGTGTTTCTGTTCTGGCTGGCAACCGGTTCAGCCTACCGAGTTGTCTCCAGGGTCATCTGTATGCCTCTACCCACCGTCCACAGGGTGGTCCACAGGTTGGTGGATGAGGTGGTGGCTGTGCTGCCACAGTTTTTCTGCTTCCCCTGCACACAGGAGGAGCTCCAGGTTGTCGGGGATGGATTTGGTCAGTTGGCTCATCACCGAGCATTTGACAAGGCAGCAGGGGCAGTAGATGGCTGCCACATCAGAATTAAATGTCCTGGCGGCCCTGATGGTCACGACTATAACAACAGGAAACTCTTCCCGTCCGTGGTGCTCCAGGCAGTCTGTGACCATCAGGGCCGCTTTATGGACATCTTTGTGGGTTACCCAGGAAGCGTGCATGATGCACGCATCCTGAAGAACAGCCCCATCTACACTAGGGGGACTTACCCTCCACCTGGGTATTTCCTCCTAGCTGATGGTGGCTACCCATGTCTACAGGAACCCCTGGCCCTTATCACACCATATAAGAGGCCAGTGAGAGGCATGGCAGAGCAACGGTTTAATTACCATCATTCCAGAGGTTGCACAATCATTGAGCGTGCCTTTGGAATGATGAAAACCCGCTTCAGGTGCATCTTTTTAGAAGCACTTGAAGTACATCCAGTGTTTGTCCCTAAGGTTATAAATCACTGCAATATTTCTGTAGTGAATTTCTTAATCAAATCATAATATCCTACTCAAAACAACAGTTAATGCTTAACAACTGCTAAAGTCACACTACATCTtctgtgttcatgttttttcaTATCTCAACAAAGTCTTGTCTTCT of Sander lucioperca isolate FBNREF2018 chromosome 5, SLUC_FBN_1.2, whole genome shotgun sequence contains these proteins:
- the LOC116057090 gene encoding putative nuclease HARBI1, with the protein product MHQLMVALKTDRQHGWGPTLETLVFLFWLATGSAYRVVSRVICMPLPTVHRVVHRLVDEVVAVLPQFFCFPCTQEELQVVGDGFGQLAHHRAFDKAAGAVDGCHIRIKCPGGPDGHDYNNRKLFPSVVLQAVCDHQGRFMDIFVGYPGSVHDARILKNSPIYTRGTYPPPGYFLLADGGYPCLQEPLALITPYKRPVRGMAEQRFNYHHSRGCTIIERAFGMMKTRFRCIFLEALEVHPVFVPKVVTACVILHNICVGVGDEMEEAVEEDDNQPPLERDGGESRSGAAWRAALTNEVSALHEAPLDHDYFSQS